A genomic stretch from Chryseobacterium sp. SNU WT5 includes:
- a CDS encoding M16 family metallopeptidase, with protein sequence MKKSLYSIAAVFFVSGFMSAQVIDLNKMPTPGPTPTVNITTPQTFKLKNGLTVLVVEDHKLPRVNTTLTFDHPPMIEGNKAGVSGIMANLLGSGTSKISKDDFNKKVDFLGASINYGANGAYANTLSKYYPEILNLFAAGITDAKFSADELAKAKERSITGLKSNELNAQVIGNRVFTALTYGKNTAMGEFETEQTLNAITLADVQDSYKKSYAPNNGYLVVIGDVKFNDVKKMIEKAFDGWKKSDYKFQPLPKFTNVATTEIDVVDVPTAAQSVILLGDLHPLKMKDPNYFAATTANYILGGGSLETRVNMNLREKNGYTYGAYTSLSTSKYDSNFGGNASVRGEVTDKAIKEFMTEIKGIKTIKADELHNAKEKLKGSFILSLERPETVARFALNLITQDLPKDFYTNYLKSVDALTIDQVQKASDYFIKPNNMRIFVAGKTSQFADQLDTLGYPVKYFDAYGNPVAKPAVKKVDASVTLAGVADKYIAAIGGKDKVSKITSITSVSTTKMQGMELGIKNTQATGGKMNLVVTMMGNTVQKMTYDGTKGYMEQQGNKMDMPAEMQAAYAKEKDLFPEMTFATSKDLTLGGIEKIEGADAYAVKSADATYYYDVKTGLKVGEVKKQKMQGQEVEIPTFYSNYKEVEGVKLPFTIKVNQMGQDMQLDVQSYELNKATAEDFK encoded by the coding sequence ATGAAAAAATCATTATATAGTATCGCAGCCGTATTTTTTGTTTCTGGCTTTATGAGTGCACAGGTTATTGATCTTAATAAAATGCCAACTCCTGGACCAACACCTACGGTAAACATCACAACGCCACAAACTTTTAAACTAAAAAACGGTTTGACGGTATTGGTTGTAGAAGATCATAAATTACCAAGAGTAAATACCACTTTAACCTTTGATCATCCACCGATGATAGAAGGAAACAAGGCAGGTGTTAGTGGGATTATGGCTAACCTTTTGGGGAGCGGAACTTCTAAAATTTCTAAAGATGACTTTAATAAAAAAGTAGATTTTCTAGGAGCTTCCATTAATTATGGAGCAAACGGAGCTTATGCAAATACCCTTTCAAAATATTATCCAGAGATCTTAAATCTTTTTGCTGCAGGTATTACCGATGCAAAATTTTCTGCTGATGAGCTTGCTAAGGCAAAAGAAAGAAGCATTACAGGTTTAAAATCGAACGAATTAAACGCACAGGTAATAGGAAATCGTGTATTTACCGCATTAACCTACGGTAAAAATACAGCGATGGGTGAGTTCGAAACAGAACAAACTTTAAATGCTATTACCTTAGCTGATGTGCAGGATTCTTACAAGAAATCTTACGCACCTAACAATGGTTACTTAGTCGTGATTGGGGATGTGAAGTTCAATGATGTAAAAAAGATGATTGAAAAAGCCTTCGACGGCTGGAAGAAATCAGACTATAAATTTCAACCTTTACCTAAATTTACGAATGTTGCTACGACAGAAATTGATGTAGTGGATGTTCCGACGGCTGCACAGTCCGTTATTTTATTAGGAGATCTCCATCCTTTAAAAATGAAAGATCCTAATTATTTTGCGGCAACTACCGCTAATTATATTTTAGGAGGTGGAAGTTTAGAAACTCGTGTGAACATGAATCTTCGGGAGAAAAATGGCTATACTTATGGAGCTTATACCTCTTTGAGCACCTCTAAATATGATTCTAATTTTGGTGGTAACGCAAGTGTGCGAGGTGAAGTAACCGACAAAGCGATCAAAGAATTCATGACCGAAATAAAGGGAATTAAAACCATTAAAGCTGATGAATTGCATAATGCAAAAGAGAAGCTGAAAGGGAGTTTTATCTTATCCTTGGAGAGACCGGAAACTGTAGCTAGATTCGCATTGAATTTAATTACGCAGGATTTACCGAAAGATTTTTATACTAATTATTTGAAATCTGTAGATGCTTTAACGATTGATCAAGTTCAGAAAGCTTCTGACTATTTTATCAAGCCTAATAATATGAGAATATTTGTAGCAGGTAAAACGAGTCAGTTTGCAGATCAATTAGATACATTGGGTTATCCAGTAAAATATTTTGATGCTTATGGAAATCCGGTTGCAAAACCAGCAGTTAAAAAAGTAGATGCCAGTGTAACGTTGGCGGGTGTAGCAGACAAATATATCGCAGCGATTGGAGGAAAAGATAAAGTATCGAAAATCACTTCTATCACTTCCGTTTCTACTACCAAAATGCAAGGAATGGAATTAGGTATTAAAAATACGCAGGCAACTGGAGGGAAAATGAATCTGGTAGTGACCATGATGGGGAATACCGTACAGAAAATGACTTACGATGGTACCAAAGGATACATGGAACAGCAAGGTAATAAAATGGATATGCCAGCAGAAATGCAAGCAGCTTATGCCAAAGAAAAAGACCTTTTCCCGGAAATGACTTTTGCAACTTCTAAAGATTTGACTCTTGGTGGCATCGAAAAAATTGAGGGCGCTGATGCTTACGCGGTTAAATCTGCAGATGCAACTTACTATTATGACGTGAAAACGGGTTTAAAAGTTGGTGAAGTTAAAAAGCAAAAAATGCAAGGTCAGGAAGTTGAAATTCCTACTTTTTATTCTAATTACAAAGAGGTGGAAGGAGTAAAATTACCCTTTACGATCAAAGTAAATCAAATGGGGCAGGATATGCAGTTGGATGTGCAATCGTATGAGCTCAACAAAGCTACAGCTGAAGATTTTAAATAA
- a CDS encoding M16 family metallopeptidase, whose amino-acid sequence MIKKSFSAFGLLLLGVLSQAQEIKFEEYDLPNGMHVILHQDNKAPVVTTAVMYHVGAKDEIANRTGFAHFFEHLLFEGTPNIKRGEWMKIVGANGGSNNANTSDDRTYYYETFPSNNLQLGLWMESERLRHPVINQIGVDTQNEVVKEEKRLRVDNQPYGNILKAIKTGLFKKHPYKSTTIGEMEDLDSAKLEEFLTFFKKYYVPNNATLVVAGDIDPVETKKLINTYFSTIPKGAPIVRNFPQEDPITKESVMTYTDPNIQLPAYLYTYRTPGNKTRDSKVLDMVSSYLSTGKSSVLYKKLVDQEKKALEVQAINLGQEDYSVFAFFAIPMGATTEATLRADIDAEVKKLQTNLISEEDYQKLQNQFENQFVNANSSIQGIASSLATNHVLQGDTNLINKEIEIYRKITREDIREAAKKYLNSNQRVIINYLPEKK is encoded by the coding sequence ATGATAAAAAAATCTTTTTCAGCTTTTGGCCTTCTTCTTTTGGGAGTTTTGTCACAGGCTCAGGAAATTAAATTTGAAGAATATGATTTGCCGAATGGCATGCATGTTATTCTTCATCAGGACAATAAAGCACCAGTGGTCACTACCGCAGTGATGTATCATGTAGGTGCAAAAGATGAAATCGCAAACCGTACTGGTTTTGCTCACTTTTTCGAACATTTACTCTTTGAAGGAACGCCAAACATCAAACGTGGTGAATGGATGAAGATTGTGGGGGCCAACGGAGGTTCTAATAATGCGAATACCTCTGATGACCGTACGTATTATTACGAAACATTTCCTTCTAACAATTTACAGTTAGGTTTATGGATGGAATCGGAGCGTTTGAGACATCCTGTAATCAATCAGATCGGAGTAGATACTCAAAATGAAGTGGTAAAAGAGGAAAAAAGACTGCGTGTAGACAATCAACCTTATGGTAATATTTTAAAAGCTATTAAGACTGGTTTGTTTAAAAAACACCCGTACAAAAGTACTACGATCGGTGAAATGGAAGATTTGGATTCCGCGAAATTAGAAGAATTTTTAACTTTCTTCAAAAAATATTATGTTCCTAATAACGCGACCTTAGTAGTAGCGGGAGATATTGATCCAGTAGAGACGAAGAAATTAATCAATACTTATTTCTCTACCATTCCTAAAGGAGCTCCAATTGTAAGAAATTTCCCTCAGGAGGATCCTATTACTAAAGAGTCAGTAATGACCTATACCGATCCTAATATTCAACTACCGGCCTACCTTTATACTTACAGAACTCCAGGTAATAAAACGAGAGATTCGAAAGTATTGGATATGGTTTCATCTTATCTAAGTACAGGTAAATCTTCTGTATTGTACAAAAAATTGGTTGATCAGGAGAAAAAAGCACTGGAAGTTCAGGCTATTAATTTAGGTCAGGAAGATTACAGTGTTTTTGCTTTTTTTGCAATTCCAATGGGAGCAACTACAGAAGCTACATTGAGAGCAGACATTGATGCAGAGGTGAAAAAACTTCAAACGAATTTGATCAGTGAAGAAGATTATCAAAAGCTTCAAAATCAGTTTGAAAATCAGTTTGTAAACGCTAATTCCAGTATTCAGGGAATTGCAAGTTCTTTGGCTACGAATCACGTTTTACAGGGCGACACCAATTTAATTAATAAAGAAATTGAAATCTACCGAAAAATTACACGTGAAGATATTCGTGAAGCTGCTAAAAAATATTTGAACAGCAATCAGAGAGTTATTATTAATTATTTACCAGAAAAAAAATAA
- a CDS encoding FAD-dependent oxidoreductase — protein MKTCIDCQGLGKKKRRIKKSIRLRYQVALAEFEKSNGEIPPPIRPEAQSYTCESCSGSGLIASENFPVPNTENYPHVAIIGGGIGGVALAVACLHRGIPFTLYERDRSFDERSQGYGLTLQQASKAIDGFGIFNLQKGVISTRHLVHTPEGKVVGEWGMRKWLDTDVKSTPKRTNVHVARQALRQALLDQLGTTQVQWAHQLVDFKETSDGKIDLTFQVNGKTKNTRADLLVGADGIRSAVRNLLIGEEASPLRYLGCIVILGICPLSELAEVESSLLDSATVFQTANGNERIYIMPYDSDSVMWQLSFPMTEAEAKTLSAKGPHALKEAAIRRTPWHQPIPRILATTNETQISGYPVYDRALLTSALLENAGSISLIGDAAHPMSPFKGQGANQALLDALSLARTISKGCKPLSHWREKGLRETVLNKFETEMLARSATKVEDSAAAAEFLHSEIALYEGNEPRGRVLKRKES, from the coding sequence ATGAAAACTTGTATAGACTGTCAAGGACTTGGCAAAAAGAAGCGACGCATCAAAAAGAGTATTCGGCTTCGCTATCAAGTCGCTTTAGCTGAATTTGAAAAATCAAATGGGGAGATACCTCCGCCAATTCGTCCCGAAGCCCAATCATACACTTGCGAAAGCTGTTCGGGTTCCGGGTTAATTGCTTCTGAAAATTTTCCAGTTCCAAATACCGAAAACTATCCACACGTCGCCATAATTGGTGGCGGAATTGGTGGCGTCGCGCTTGCAGTTGCCTGTTTACATCGTGGAATTCCGTTTACGCTTTATGAACGCGATCGTAGTTTCGATGAAAGATCCCAAGGTTACGGACTAACGCTACAACAAGCCAGTAAAGCCATTGATGGATTTGGAATTTTCAACTTGCAGAAAGGTGTTATTTCGACCCGACATCTGGTTCATACTCCAGAGGGAAAAGTCGTGGGAGAATGGGGAATGCGAAAATGGTTGGACACGGATGTAAAATCCACGCCGAAACGCACCAACGTTCATGTCGCTCGCCAAGCTTTACGTCAAGCGCTTCTCGATCAACTTGGTACAACCCAAGTTCAATGGGCACATCAATTGGTAGATTTTAAAGAGACTAGTGATGGTAAAATAGATCTCACTTTTCAAGTAAACGGAAAAACAAAAAATACCCGGGCAGATCTTTTGGTCGGAGCAGATGGAATAAGAAGTGCAGTCCGAAACTTATTAATTGGCGAAGAAGCTTCTCCTTTACGCTATTTAGGTTGCATTGTGATTTTAGGTATTTGTCCGCTCAGTGAATTAGCAGAGGTCGAAAGTTCTTTACTCGATTCCGCCACCGTTTTTCAAACCGCCAATGGCAATGAGCGGATCTACATAATGCCTTATGATTCCGACTCTGTTATGTGGCAATTGAGTTTCCCAATGACTGAAGCCGAAGCCAAAACATTGAGTGCAAAAGGACCACACGCTCTGAAAGAAGCAGCCATTCGACGTACGCCGTGGCACCAACCTATTCCTCGTATTTTAGCAACCACGAATGAAACTCAGATTTCAGGATACCCTGTGTACGACCGTGCTTTACTCACCTCAGCATTATTAGAAAACGCGGGATCCATCTCTTTAATAGGTGATGCTGCACATCCCATGAGTCCCTTCAAAGGTCAGGGAGCCAACCAAGCACTACTCGACGCTCTTTCACTCGCCCGTACTATTTCAAAAGGCTGCAAACCCTTATCTCATTGGAGGGAAAAGGGATTAAGGGAAACTGTTCTAAATAAATTCGAAACGGAAATGCTAGCCCGAAGCGCTACCAAAGTCGAAGATTCAGCCGCAGCAGCAGAATTCCTTCATTCGGAAATTGCCCTTTACGAGGGTAACGAACCGCGCGGAAGGGTCTTAAAAAGAAAAGAATCTTAG
- a CDS encoding HPF/RaiA family ribosome-associated protein, which yields MEILINTDHNVSGSEKIRSYMTADLETSFERFSDHLTRLEVKISDENAGKEGENDKKCVLEARIKGMQPLVVTSHGNSIDQALSEATTKMKTSLDSTMGKLRSY from the coding sequence ATGGAAATTTTAATCAATACCGATCACAACGTTTCAGGAAGTGAAAAAATCAGATCTTATATGACCGCTGATCTAGAAACCTCTTTCGAAAGATTTAGTGATCATTTAACCAGGCTGGAAGTGAAGATCAGCGACGAAAATGCGGGTAAAGAAGGTGAAAATGATAAAAAATGTGTATTGGAAGCACGAATCAAAGGAATGCAGCCCTTAGTCGTAACCAGCCACGGGAATTCTATCGATCAAGCCTTGTCTGAAGCGACTACTAAAATGAAAACCTCTCTGGATTCTACCATGGGAAAATTAAGAAGCTATTAG
- a CDS encoding KTSC domain-containing protein, whose product MKRVGEHRKLLGVDKTATLKDLKTIYRNTMKDAHPDKFVNDEEGKLAAEEKSKTVIEAYHFLVSINPETQEKYKEEYTETISKSNIQDFEYEKAILKVQHLNGKKYEYIGVPRNTYIKMINADSPSRFARRHIYGSYIYRKNGEAMED is encoded by the coding sequence ATGAAAAGAGTTGGAGAGCACAGAAAGCTTCTAGGCGTTGATAAAACCGCTACTTTAAAAGATTTAAAAACAATTTACAGAAATACGATGAAAGATGCGCATCCTGATAAATTTGTGAATGACGAAGAAGGGAAGCTGGCAGCAGAAGAAAAAAGTAAAACAGTGATTGAGGCCTACCATTTTTTGGTGAGCATTAACCCTGAAACACAAGAAAAATACAAAGAAGAATATACCGAAACCATCTCAAAATCGAATATTCAGGATTTTGAATATGAAAAAGCGATTTTGAAAGTTCAGCATTTGAATGGTAAAAAATATGAATACATCGGTGTTCCCAGAAATACATATATCAAAATGATCAACGCAGATTCGCCAAGTCGTTTTGCAAGAAGACACATCTACGGAAGTTATATCTACAGAAAAAATGGCGAAGCCATGGAAGATTAA
- a CDS encoding mechanosensitive ion channel family protein, which translates to MDKQNNKKWIIIYASIAVALIAIYYLVNLPIFISWGEYIPFIRKLSLSLFLISVIFLISKFIEQLIYSQNHLEGDRYNLLRIVKFLALVFSLIVAASFLFQNLYAAAVSFGLISLVLGFALQAPISSFIAWIYLILRRSYLVGDRIQIKGFRGDVVEINYLDTSILECSGDYLGNDRRSGRTIRFPNSLILREEIINYSGPQVPFIWNETALQIAYSSDLQLVEDCLLEAVERDFKEKYPTIDLQRHKKWKPAVYFRNNAYAWMEAVISYPVEPTDTTGRRNRILKYALPKLNGSPDKVKFPEGVMR; encoded by the coding sequence ATGGACAAACAGAATAACAAAAAATGGATCATCATTTATGCATCTATTGCCGTAGCGCTTATCGCTATTTATTACCTTGTTAATTTACCTATTTTCATTTCTTGGGGAGAATATATTCCTTTCATCAGAAAGTTGAGTTTGAGTTTATTTTTGATCTCTGTTATTTTTCTGATTAGTAAGTTTATTGAGCAACTCATTTACAGTCAGAACCATTTAGAAGGTGATCGCTACAATCTTTTACGAATTGTAAAATTCCTTGCTTTAGTTTTTAGCCTCATTGTCGCTGCTTCTTTTTTGTTTCAAAATTTGTACGCTGCCGCTGTAAGTTTTGGTTTGATTTCATTGGTTTTAGGTTTTGCTTTACAGGCTCCTATTTCTTCTTTTATCGCCTGGATTTATTTGATTTTACGACGTTCTTATTTAGTAGGTGATCGAATTCAGATAAAAGGATTTCGTGGAGATGTAGTAGAGATCAACTATTTAGATACTTCAATTTTAGAATGCAGTGGAGATTATTTGGGCAATGACCGACGCAGTGGAAGAACCATTCGCTTTCCCAATAGTTTAATTTTACGTGAAGAGATTATCAATTATTCAGGTCCACAAGTTCCTTTTATTTGGAATGAAACTGCTCTTCAAATTGCGTATTCCAGTGATTTACAGTTGGTAGAAGATTGCTTGTTAGAAGCTGTAGAACGAGATTTCAAAGAAAAATATCCTACGATTGACTTGCAGAGACACAAGAAGTGGAAGCCAGCGGTATATTTCCGAAATAACGCATATGCCTGGATGGAAGCCGTGATTTCTTATCCTGTAGAACCTACCGATACGACGGGAAGAAGAAACAGAATTTTAAAATATGCCTTGCCCAAACTGAACGGGTCGCCAGACAAAGTTAAGTTTCCGGAAGGAGTAATGAGGTAG
- the tyrS gene encoding tyrosine--tRNA ligase, translating to MNAFIEELKWRSLFADMMPGTEDQLNKEMTTAYIGFDPTADSLHIGSLIPIKVLAHFQQHGHKPIALVGGATGMIGDPSGKSNERNALDEETLNHYVSCLKAQLSKFLNFEGSETNNAELVNNYDWMKEISFLEFIRDIGKNITVNYMMAKESVKKRITGEGGAEGMSFTEFSYQLLQGYDFLHLYKEKNVRLQMGGSDQWGNITTGTELIRRKVQGEAFALTVPLITKADGSKFGKSEAGENYWLDPKRTSPYKFYQFWLNATDDDAERFIKFYTFLSKEEIEALIDDHKTAPHERKLQKKLAEEVTVWVHNREEYEKAVKASEILFGRSTAEDLVKLDEATFLEVFEGVPQTEISKNEVVGSNVIDLISEKSGFLKSKGEAKREVTSNAISINKEKITETFAVTEKDLIDGKFLLLQKGKKNYFIVKAV from the coding sequence ATGAACGCTTTTATTGAAGAACTGAAATGGCGCAGCTTGTTTGCCGACATGATGCCTGGAACCGAAGATCAACTGAATAAGGAAATGACCACCGCCTATATCGGCTTCGATCCCACAGCAGATTCGTTGCATATTGGGAGTTTAATTCCGATTAAAGTATTAGCGCATTTTCAACAACACGGCCATAAACCCATCGCTTTGGTCGGCGGTGCGACGGGTATGATTGGAGATCCTTCTGGAAAATCCAATGAACGTAATGCTTTGGACGAAGAAACGCTGAACCACTATGTAAGTTGTTTAAAAGCTCAGTTGTCTAAATTTTTAAATTTCGAGGGGTCTGAAACCAACAATGCCGAATTAGTGAACAATTACGACTGGATGAAAGAAATTTCTTTTTTGGAATTCATTCGCGATATCGGGAAGAACATTACCGTCAATTATATGATGGCCAAAGAGTCTGTAAAAAAAAGAATTACGGGCGAAGGTGGTGCAGAAGGAATGAGCTTCACCGAATTCTCTTACCAGTTATTACAAGGGTACGATTTCCTGCATTTATACAAAGAAAAAAACGTAAGACTCCAAATGGGTGGCTCTGATCAATGGGGAAATATCACCACTGGCACAGAATTGATCCGTCGTAAAGTTCAGGGAGAAGCTTTTGCTTTGACCGTTCCCTTAATTACCAAAGCCGACGGTTCCAAATTTGGAAAATCAGAAGCTGGTGAAAATTATTGGCTGGATCCCAAGAGAACTTCACCGTATAAATTTTATCAATTTTGGTTGAATGCGACTGATGATGATGCAGAACGATTTATTAAATTCTATACTTTCTTAAGCAAAGAAGAAATAGAAGCTTTAATCGATGATCACAAAACTGCACCCCACGAAAGAAAATTACAGAAAAAACTGGCGGAAGAAGTAACGGTTTGGGTTCACAATCGCGAAGAATATGAGAAAGCAGTAAAAGCATCTGAAATATTATTCGGTCGTTCAACCGCTGAAGATCTCGTGAAGCTGGATGAAGCTACCTTCTTGGAAGTTTTCGAAGGAGTTCCGCAAACAGAAATTTCTAAAAACGAAGTTGTCGGAAGCAATGTGATTGATTTAATTTCTGAAAAATCAGGATTCTTAAAATCTAAAGGTGAAGCGAAAAGAGAAGTGACAAGTAATGCAATTTCTATTAACAAGGAAAAAATTACCGAAACATTTGCAGTTACAGAAAAAGACCTCATCGACGGGAAATTTTTGTTATTACAAAAAGGAAAAAAGAATTATTTCATCGTAAAAGCAGTATAA
- a CDS encoding acyl-CoA desaturase, whose product MVIILFIVVLWYSGLFFQTFFLHRYAAHQSFKMSKFGEKLCYVLTWVTQGSNYLSAYGYGVMHRMHHAYADTEKDPHSPKYDDNLFTMMWRTKKIYANINSQKAIIEEKFTKNVPQWATFDKFASSWGSRLAWGIAYTVFFYFFATAWWQWLLLPVAYMMAPIHGVIINWFAHIYGYTNFKVSDTSKNLLRFDWLMMGEAYHNNHHKHGGRANFGGVRWHEMDVTYQIMILLDKMKLIKLNPVTVVKREH is encoded by the coding sequence ATGGTTATCATCCTATTTATCGTAGTCCTGTGGTATTCAGGACTTTTTTTTCAGACTTTTTTCCTGCACCGCTACGCAGCTCATCAATCTTTCAAAATGTCAAAATTTGGAGAGAAATTGTGCTATGTTTTAACTTGGGTAACGCAAGGTTCTAATTATCTTTCTGCTTATGGATATGGCGTTATGCACAGAATGCACCACGCTTATGCTGATACCGAAAAAGATCCGCATTCCCCAAAATACGACGACAATTTATTTACGATGATGTGGAGAACTAAGAAAATATATGCCAACATCAACAGTCAGAAAGCAATTATAGAAGAAAAATTTACCAAAAACGTTCCTCAGTGGGCCACGTTCGATAAGTTCGCCAGCTCTTGGGGTTCTCGATTAGCATGGGGAATTGCTTATACTGTATTTTTCTATTTCTTCGCAACTGCTTGGTGGCAGTGGCTTTTGTTGCCTGTTGCTTACATGATGGCGCCTATTCACGGTGTGATTATCAACTGGTTTGCACACATTTATGGTTATACCAATTTCAAAGTTTCTGATACTTCTAAAAACCTGTTGCGTTTCGATTGGTTAATGATGGGTGAAGCCTATCATAACAATCACCACAAACATGGCGGAAGAGCCAACTTCGGCGGCGTAAGATGGCATGAAATGGATGTGACTTATCAGATCATGATTTTGCTGGACAAAATGAAACTGATCAAGCTAAATCCAGTAACTGTTGTAAAAAGAGAGCATTAA
- the folB gene encoding dihydroneopterin aldolase: protein MGSNYNPKLSIVRVENLRLRAFIGFIDWETEKLQDVIISFSFKYDTSLASQTDHVENAVDYKNITKGIIDLVDHKSFHLIESMAEKIYDHIQSVGAQLQNIKVQVEKPHALRFADNVMVQIDGRDRYNTAIIALGSNINSEENFNKALTLLQQIGFIMHRSAFIKTKPLKFEDQPEFLNGAVLLNTKKSLSEVKMHLKQIEALLGRVRTSNKNAPREIDLDVTTYNGFMVDKEIREFPFLIEFVHQLQPEIQIPS, encoded by the coding sequence ATGGGGTCAAATTATAATCCAAAATTATCCATAGTCCGAGTAGAAAATTTACGTCTGAGAGCATTTATAGGTTTTATCGATTGGGAAACCGAAAAGTTACAGGATGTCATTATTTCATTTTCTTTTAAATATGATACTTCCTTAGCGTCCCAAACGGACCATGTGGAAAATGCCGTAGATTATAAAAATATTACGAAAGGGATTATTGATTTGGTAGATCATAAAAGCTTTCATCTCATAGAATCTATGGCAGAGAAAATTTACGACCATATCCAATCTGTCGGTGCACAACTTCAAAATATTAAGGTACAAGTTGAAAAACCTCATGCTCTACGTTTTGCGGATAATGTGATGGTGCAGATTGATGGTAGAGACCGTTATAATACTGCAATTATAGCTTTGGGTTCTAATATAAATTCAGAGGAAAATTTTAACAAAGCGTTAACGCTCCTGCAACAAATAGGATTTATCATGCATCGTTCTGCTTTCATTAAAACAAAACCATTAAAATTTGAAGACCAGCCAGAATTTCTCAATGGTGCCGTTCTGCTGAACACAAAAAAAAGTTTATCAGAAGTAAAGATGCATTTAAAACAGATTGAAGCCTTATTAGGGAGAGTAAGAACTTCAAATAAAAATGCACCGCGTGAGATTGATCTGGACGTTACTACTTACAATGGGTTTATGGTGGATAAAGAGATAAGGGAATTTCCATTCCTTATTGAATTTGTACACCAACTACAACCGGAGATTCAAATTCCCAGTTAA
- a CDS encoding SDR family oxidoreductase, producing the protein MKNYALVTGSADRIGKAVAVHLAKQDYNLVLHYNSSREKAEKLKDEIESIYSGLKVELLQINFLKENNFDQILQDLKKKKIKVDVLVNCASDFIKSSFKEEGSDLLDKEMTINFKIPYLLTKAFAKVFGKGNVINFVDTKVAKNSTVHLDYILSKKLLKDFTKISAVELAPHIRVNGIAPGLILPPEGKDESYLLNLAKDIPLKTIGNLEEILKAVQFILDSQFFTGQILYIDGGEHLV; encoded by the coding sequence ATGAAAAATTATGCTTTAGTAACGGGAAGTGCCGACAGAATCGGGAAAGCGGTCGCTGTACATTTAGCCAAACAAGATTATAATTTAGTCTTACATTATAATTCATCGAGAGAAAAAGCCGAAAAACTAAAAGATGAAATTGAATCAATTTATAGTGGTCTTAAGGTAGAATTGCTTCAAATTAATTTTTTGAAAGAAAATAATTTTGATCAAATTCTCCAAGATTTAAAAAAAAAGAAAATAAAGGTTGATGTTTTGGTGAATTGTGCGTCTGATTTTATTAAATCCAGTTTTAAAGAAGAGGGCAGTGATCTTTTGGATAAAGAAATGACGATTAATTTTAAAATCCCTTATCTTCTTACCAAAGCTTTCGCAAAGGTCTTCGGTAAAGGAAATGTCATTAACTTTGTTGATACCAAAGTTGCTAAAAACAGCACGGTCCATCTGGATTATATTTTGAGCAAAAAATTACTAAAAGATTTCACCAAAATTTCTGCGGTAGAACTGGCACCACATATTCGGGTAAATGGAATTGCTCCAGGATTAATTCTACCACCGGAAGGTAAAGATGAAAGTTACCTTTTAAATTTAGCAAAGGATATCCCACTGAAAACGATAGGTAATTTAGAGGAAATTTTGAAAGCAGTCCAGTTTATTTTGGACAGTCAGTTTTTTACCGGACAAATTCTATATATTGATGGTGGAGAACATCTTGTTTAA
- a CDS encoding FAD-binding oxidoreductase, with the protein MSQITKIKSIEHLTHDVLCVVLEKPQGLTYMPGQAVDIGLNKPDWSEKKNCFTFTSLPEEDIEFTIKTYPEHQGMTNELLSAKPGDEVLIYSPFGDIYFKGPGIFIAGGAGITPFIAILKKLEKQNQIDGNKLIFANKEKADIILEDHYHELLGKNFINVLSKEKIEGYEYGYISSELIKKYSEKQLKYYYLCGPPPMMKAVEEQLKALGITEEFIVKEGF; encoded by the coding sequence ATGTCGCAAATCACTAAAATTAAATCGATTGAGCATCTTACGCATGATGTTCTTTGTGTTGTTCTTGAAAAGCCGCAAGGTTTAACTTACATGCCCGGGCAGGCCGTAGACATTGGCCTTAATAAACCAGATTGGAGCGAGAAGAAGAATTGCTTTACTTTTACTTCTTTGCCAGAAGAAGATATAGAATTTACTATTAAAACGTATCCTGAACATCAGGGGATGACCAATGAGTTGCTTTCTGCGAAACCCGGAGATGAGGTTCTTATTTATAGTCCTTTCGGAGATATCTATTTTAAAGGACCAGGGATTTTTATTGCGGGTGGCGCAGGAATTACACCATTTATTGCCATCTTGAAAAAGTTAGAAAAACAAAATCAAATTGATGGGAACAAACTCATCTTTGCAAATAAAGAAAAAGCAGATATTATTTTAGAAGATCATTATCACGAGCTGCTAGGCAAGAATTTCATCAATGTATTATCAAAAGAAAAGATAGAAGGATACGAATACGGATATATTTCTTCGGAATTAATTAAAAAGTATTCCGAAAAGCAATTAAAATATTATTATCTCTGCGGTCCTCCGCCCATGATGAAAGCGGTTGAAGAGCAATTGAAAGCATTAGGAATAACAGAAGAATTTATAGTAAAAGAAGGTTTTTAA